A genomic segment from Flexistipes sp. encodes:
- a CDS encoding TatD family hydrolase has product MFIKKRSGDELSSFLSIVKKCAEEGVFLTDTHAHLHFPELVTDIEHHLTEAANVGVERFITIGINKKDSSKAVKLADKYENIFASAGIHPHDASEFNHSDIDFFINTFKQEKVVAVGEIGLDYFRNHSPKDIQKDVFAIFLDISVSEKLPFIIHNREATKDLIDVANPIVGRKNHGGIVHCFNGDKDLMKWALDAGLFISFAGNLTYKKADELREALKYIPLDRLLVETDCPYLSPMPFRGKQNVPANVIFTAYTVCKVKDIDYRNLLLTLENNIKKLYTL; this is encoded by the coding sequence ATGTTTATTAAAAAAAGAAGCGGCGATGAGCTAAGTTCTTTTCTGAGCATTGTAAAAAAATGTGCAGAAGAAGGTGTATTTTTAACAGATACACATGCACACCTGCATTTCCCTGAGCTGGTCACAGACATAGAACATCACCTTACTGAGGCTGCAAACGTAGGTGTAGAACGTTTTATAACCATAGGAATCAATAAAAAGGATTCATCAAAAGCTGTAAAATTAGCTGATAAATATGAAAATATTTTTGCTTCTGCGGGTATACACCCCCACGATGCATCCGAATTCAATCACTCAGACATCGATTTCTTTATAAACACATTCAAACAAGAAAAGGTGGTGGCTGTTGGGGAGATTGGGCTGGACTATTTCAGAAATCATTCTCCGAAAGATATCCAAAAGGACGTTTTTGCAATTTTTCTGGACATATCCGTTTCAGAAAAACTGCCGTTTATAATACACAACAGAGAAGCCACAAAGGATTTGATTGATGTTGCAAATCCGATAGTCGGCAGGAAAAACCACGGCGGGATTGTTCACTGCTTCAACGGAGATAAAGACCTTATGAAATGGGCTCTGGATGCCGGTCTTTTTATATCTTTTGCAGGCAATTTAACTTATAAAAAAGCCGATGAATTGAGAGAGGCTCTAAAATATATACCCCTGGACAGACTTCTCGTGGAAACTGACTGCCCATATCTTTCTCCAATGCCTTTCAGGGGGAAGCAGAATGTTCCGGCAAATGTTATCTTTACAGCATACACAGTGTGTAAAGTAAAAGATATCGACTACAGAAACCTGCTGCTCACTTT